Proteins encoded within one genomic window of Amycolatopsis sp. 2-15:
- a CDS encoding SRPBCC family protein yields MPDTELRHVFTVAAPPVAVVAHLAEPANYVGLSPLVVQVRDVAREGELTRYTAVERFRFFGFLRHDNPIVVTLRTTGSAAVHGDVVSPGGVRMGYRFDLEPDGGSTRVTDTLRLHTPPGLLRFAASRARAVQLARAGILAERLG; encoded by the coding sequence GTGCCCGACACCGAGCTGCGCCACGTGTTCACCGTGGCCGCACCGCCCGTGGCCGTCGTCGCCCATCTCGCGGAGCCGGCGAACTACGTCGGTTTGTCGCCGCTGGTGGTCCAGGTGCGCGATGTCGCGCGGGAAGGGGAGCTGACGCGGTACACCGCGGTGGAGCGGTTCCGCTTCTTCGGTTTCCTGCGCCACGACAACCCGATCGTCGTCACGCTCCGCACCACCGGCTCGGCGGCAGTGCACGGCGACGTGGTGTCGCCCGGCGGCGTGCGGATGGGTTACCGGTTCGACCTCGAGCCCGACGGCGGCAGCACGCGCGTCACCGACACGCTGCGGCTGCACACGCCGCCGGGCCTGCTTCGCTTCGCCGCTTCACGGGCCCGCGCGGTGCAGCTCGCCCGCGCGGGCATCCTCGCCGAGCGGCTCGGCTGA
- a CDS encoding terpene synthase family protein, protein MQPFVLPEFYMPYPARLSPHLGGAREHSKAWAYTMDMIDVPQHGTVIWDEHDFDSHDYALLCAYTHPDAGATELDLITDWYVWVFYFDDHFLELFKRTGDIDSARAYLDRIALFMPVTGAITATAENPVERGLEDLWNRTVPHRSEGWRRRFVESTRNLLDESLWELANINEGRVSNPIEYIEMRRKVGGAPWSANLIEHSVHAEVPDAIAASRPMEVLRDCFADAVHLRNDLFSYQREVEDEGELSNGVLVFEKFLGRTTQEAADAVNDLLTSRLRQFEHTALTEVPALFDEHAVDLSGRAETFAYVKGLQDWQSGGHEWHLRSSRYMNEGALDSRGGPELLGGATGLGTSAARIFSSLVATAPQRLRSFSHQPHEIVGPIARPDIYMPFELRLSPHLATARENLADWCTSMGFLDGVVWDEHKMRAMDLPLCSAGIHPDASPEQLDLTSAWLAWGTYGDDYYPVVFGASRNLGAAKVATERFKLFMPLEDEPIPPPESSLETGLADLWQRTAGPMSLEFRRAFRKAVVDMCDSWLWELANQAENRIPDPIDYVEMRRKTFGSDLTMSLSRISHGRVVPPEIYRTRTIQAIEHSAMDYACLLNDVFSYKKEIQYEGELHNSVLVVRNFLDVDEQTAFEIVNDLMTARMKEFEHSVEVGLPGLFSDFSLNDDVQIALTAYADELKDWMVGILNWHEGCARYTEEEIRRRPGAPEDAPTTPAFSTGPTGLGTGALRISSILPAAR, encoded by the coding sequence GTGCAGCCGTTCGTTCTGCCCGAGTTCTACATGCCCTACCCGGCCCGGCTGAGCCCGCACCTCGGCGGTGCGCGGGAGCACAGCAAGGCATGGGCGTACACGATGGACATGATCGACGTCCCCCAGCACGGCACCGTGATCTGGGACGAACACGACTTCGACTCCCACGACTACGCGCTGCTCTGCGCCTACACGCACCCGGACGCCGGCGCCACGGAGCTCGACCTCATCACCGACTGGTACGTCTGGGTCTTCTACTTCGACGACCACTTCCTGGAGCTGTTCAAACGCACCGGCGACATCGACAGCGCCCGCGCCTACCTCGACCGGATCGCCCTGTTCATGCCGGTCACGGGCGCCATCACGGCCACCGCGGAGAACCCCGTCGAGCGCGGCCTCGAGGACTTGTGGAACCGCACCGTCCCCCATCGCTCGGAGGGCTGGCGCCGCCGGTTCGTCGAAAGCACGCGCAACCTGCTGGACGAGTCCCTGTGGGAACTCGCCAACATCAACGAGGGCCGCGTCTCCAACCCCATCGAATACATCGAAATGCGCCGCAAAGTCGGCGGCGCGCCCTGGTCGGCGAACCTCATCGAGCATTCGGTCCACGCCGAGGTCCCCGACGCCATCGCCGCCTCCCGCCCCATGGAAGTCCTGCGCGACTGCTTCGCCGACGCCGTCCACCTCCGCAACGATCTGTTCTCCTACCAACGCGAGGTCGAAGACGAAGGCGAGCTCTCCAACGGCGTACTCGTCTTCGAGAAGTTCCTCGGCCGCACCACCCAGGAAGCCGCCGACGCCGTCAACGATCTGCTGACGTCCCGGCTGCGCCAGTTCGAACACACCGCCCTCACCGAGGTCCCGGCCCTCTTCGACGAACACGCAGTCGACCTGTCCGGCCGCGCCGAGACCTTCGCCTACGTCAAGGGCCTCCAGGACTGGCAATCCGGCGGCCACGAATGGCACCTGCGCTCCAGCCGCTACATGAACGAAGGCGCCCTCGACTCCCGTGGCGGCCCAGAGCTGCTCGGCGGCGCCACCGGCCTGGGCACCTCGGCCGCCCGCATCTTCTCTTCCCTGGTGGCCACCGCCCCCCAGCGTCTACGGTCCTTTTCCCACCAGCCGCACGAGATCGTCGGCCCCATCGCCCGGCCCGACATCTACATGCCTTTCGAGCTCCGCCTGAGCCCCCACCTGGCCACCGCCCGCGAAAACCTGGCCGACTGGTGCACCTCGATGGGCTTCCTCGACGGCGTCGTCTGGGACGAGCACAAGATGCGCGCCATGGACCTCCCCCTGTGCTCGGCCGGCATCCACCCGGATGCGTCACCCGAGCAACTCGACCTGACCAGCGCCTGGCTGGCCTGGGGCACCTACGGGGACGACTACTACCCCGTCGTCTTCGGGGCTTCCCGCAACCTGGGCGCGGCGAAGGTCGCGACCGAACGCTTCAAGCTCTTCATGCCCCTCGAGGACGAGCCGATACCACCTCCCGAGAGCTCCCTGGAGACCGGCCTCGCCGACCTGTGGCAGCGGACGGCCGGCCCGATGAGCCTGGAGTTCCGCCGCGCCTTCCGCAAGGCCGTTGTCGACATGTGCGACAGCTGGCTTTGGGAACTGGCCAACCAAGCCGAAAACCGAATCCCGGACCCGATCGACTACGTGGAAATGCGCCGGAAGACCTTCGGCTCAGACCTGACCATGAGCCTGTCCCGGATCTCCCACGGCCGAGTGGTGCCACCGGAGATCTACCGAACCCGCACGATCCAGGCCATCGAACACTCGGCAATGGATTACGCCTGCCTGCTGAACGACGTGTTCTCGTACAAGAAAGAAATCCAGTACGAAGGCGAGCTCCACAACTCAGTACTCGTGGTACGCAACTTCCTTGACGTGGACGAACAGACCGCATTCGAAATCGTCAACGACCTGATGACCGCCCGCATGAAGGAATTCGAACACTCCGTCGAAGTCGGCCTACCCGGCTTGTTCTCCGACTTCTCCCTCAACGACGACGTCCAAATCGCCCTGACCGCCTACGCGGACGAACTGAAGGACTGGATGGTCGGCATCCTGAACTGGCACGAAGGCTGCGCCAGGTACACCGAAGAAGAAATCCGCCGCCGCCCCGGCGCCCCGGAGGACGCCCCCACCACACCAGCCTTCTCAACAGGCCCAACAGGCCTGGGCACAGGCGCACTGCGGATCTCTTCCATCCTCCCCGCCGCCAGGTAA
- a CDS encoding GNAT family N-acetyltransferase: protein MSDETRVVRNDEKHRYEVYADDQLAGFTQYLLRGDQTVFTHTEIDKAFGGRGLGTTLATHALDDVVANGGVIVPVCPFIAAFLRKHTGYEEHVRWPEGTSAAQ from the coding sequence ATGAGCGACGAGACCCGCGTGGTCCGCAACGACGAGAAACACCGCTACGAGGTGTACGCGGACGACCAGCTGGCCGGCTTCACGCAGTACCTCCTGCGCGGCGACCAGACGGTGTTCACCCACACCGAGATCGACAAGGCCTTCGGCGGCCGCGGCCTCGGCACCACGCTGGCCACGCACGCGCTCGACGACGTCGTGGCCAACGGTGGGGTGATCGTGCCGGTTTGCCCGTTCATCGCGGCGTTCCTGCGCAAGCACACCGGCTACGAAGAGCACGTCCGGTGGCCGGAAGGCACCTCCGCCGCGCAGTGA